A window from Cellvibrio zantedeschiae encodes these proteins:
- a CDS encoding GyrI-like domain-containing protein, whose amino-acid sequence MEKLDFKKHYKNLYQTSSKEVVSVEVPPLNYFMIDGEGDPNTSPAYAAAVEALFTLSYTLKFMVKKGELAIDYGVMPLEGLWWADDMASFSVDNKADWKWTMMIMQPDSITPDLVEKAVAEVARKKKLAALSSVRFETYNEGLCAQLLHIGPFSEEGPSVAKVHDYIESRGALSGIHHEIYLSDIRKAAPEKWKTIIRQPMTV is encoded by the coding sequence ATGGAAAAGCTTGATTTCAAAAAGCATTATAAAAATTTGTATCAAACCAGCTCGAAAGAAGTTGTCAGCGTAGAAGTACCGCCACTCAATTATTTTATGATAGATGGCGAGGGTGACCCTAATACCTCGCCTGCCTATGCTGCTGCGGTTGAGGCCTTGTTTACTTTATCCTACACGCTGAAATTTATGGTCAAAAAAGGCGAGCTGGCAATTGATTATGGTGTTATGCCGTTAGAAGGTTTGTGGTGGGCTGATGATATGGCTTCATTCAGCGTTGACAATAAAGCCGACTGGAAATGGACTATGATGATTATGCAACCGGATTCTATTACACCTGATCTGGTTGAAAAAGCTGTTGCTGAAGTTGCTCGTAAAAAGAAGTTGGCTGCCTTGTCTAGTGTGCGTTTTGAAACTTATAACGAAGGCTTGTGTGCACAGCTACTGCATATTGGCCCATTCTCTGAAGAAGGGCCATCTGTTGCCAAGGTGCATGATTATATTGAAAGCCGGGGAGCCTTATCTGGCATTCATCACGAAATTTATTTGAGCGATATTCGAAAGGCTGCGCCTGAAAAATGGAAAACCATTATTCGGCAACCAATGACAGTTTGA
- a CDS encoding transmembrane 220 family protein — protein MDYLRKAIYVIFGITLLGFAGLQFNDPDPLIWVSFYVICALVPLLLVANKFYKPLFWFSVAICMLEIINSAPGAYQYYLHMTEEPLMQGMNPQKPYIEECREFLGALIALGLVAISALIARVKLFK, from the coding sequence ATGGATTATCTTCGCAAAGCAATTTATGTAATTTTCGGTATCACTTTATTGGGCTTTGCTGGTTTGCAATTTAATGATCCCGATCCACTGATATGGGTGAGCTTTTACGTTATTTGCGCACTGGTGCCCTTGCTATTGGTGGCCAACAAATTTTATAAACCACTGTTCTGGTTTTCAGTAGCAATTTGTATGTTGGAAATTATTAACAGCGCACCCGGTGCCTACCAGTATTATTTGCATATGACAGAAGAACCCTTGATGCAGGGAATGAATCCACAGAAGCCTTATATTGAAGAGTGCCGCGAATTCCTTGGTGCATTGATCGCTTTAGGGCTAGTTGCGATTTCTGCTTTGATTGCGCGCGTAAAATTATTTAAATAA
- a CDS encoding YybH family protein — MALNKNEIAQLLELYKAAVFEKDAVKFLSLYDTSSRVFDTWGVWVFEDLESRRPVIENWFGSLGDERVTVNFDDVQITGTEEIAVLTAVGTYAAISLDNKELRSMQNRFTWALKRYAAQWKIVHEHTSVPIANDLTAKLQRD, encoded by the coding sequence ATGGCCTTAAATAAAAATGAAATAGCGCAACTGTTGGAGTTATATAAAGCGGCAGTTTTTGAAAAAGATGCCGTAAAATTTCTATCGTTATATGATACATCCTCCAGGGTTTTTGATACCTGGGGTGTTTGGGTATTTGAAGATCTGGAATCGCGTCGCCCTGTTATTGAGAACTGGTTTGGTTCTTTAGGTGACGAGCGCGTCACTGTAAATTTTGACGATGTTCAAATCACCGGGACGGAAGAAATTGCCGTACTTACCGCAGTGGGAACCTATGCGGCTATATCACTTGATAATAAAGAGTTGCGGTCAATGCAGAATCGCTTCACCTGGGCGCTAAAGCGATATGCGGCTCAATGGAAAATAGTTCATGAACATACTTCAGTTCCTATCGCCAATGATTTGACTGCCAAGTTGCAGAGAGATTAA
- a CDS encoding DUF2937 family protein, whose translation MNFIINIFDKIVFGALLLLFFQVPILADHYLQYVSGYFAAIESQVEGFKENAAKHHYTDAYAMINDLRTNSNSVVRTDAEQKVQTMHEYEELKKTITTLQNGNIYQRAWFMFNPARWDTLKKVGENFKPGIPLSLNDIGFSILTALILSVLLMWPFRLLLTNPRRTKHYANSLR comes from the coding sequence TTGAATTTCATTATTAATATATTTGATAAAATTGTATTCGGCGCGCTTTTGTTATTGTTTTTCCAAGTGCCGATTTTAGCGGATCACTACTTACAATATGTTAGTGGCTATTTCGCTGCTATCGAGAGTCAGGTTGAAGGATTCAAAGAAAACGCCGCCAAACATCATTATACAGATGCCTATGCAATGATTAATGATTTGCGGACTAATTCGAATTCAGTCGTGCGCACAGATGCGGAACAGAAAGTGCAAACCATGCACGAATATGAAGAGCTTAAGAAAACCATTACAACTTTGCAGAACGGAAATATTTATCAACGCGCCTGGTTTATGTTTAACCCGGCACGTTGGGATACCTTGAAAAAAGTCGGCGAAAATTTTAAACCCGGTATTCCGCTCAGTTTGAACGATATAGGCTTTAGTATTTTGACCGCGTTGATCTTAAGTGTTTTATTAATGTGGCCATTCAGGTTGCTGTTAACCAATCCAAGGCGCACCAAACATTATGCAAACAGTTTGCGATGA
- a CDS encoding flagella assembly protein FlgT middle domain-containing protein, with protein MPIRSRLLRLMIILATTSFAADGWAMGDFKPVQPKATASAGEPANTSLPFDNQSIPKASTTAPVEEVTPAPKPTATVVESKAESYQRGNNQCRSNENNLLQKSLLLTAFPRINPSSSNAGALNDAEHQLPQMLGEQLVAKKRAIAPVQLNASLPSPALSDDTLLAQQIQKLARNQHTQLVLTGEIIDMAMTHPEATYNPGLYTRFLNGLFDFIEMKNRFDKRERVFSFQVNLRDGFTGQTLFSKRYDTYGIWGLTKDVGFGSPLFWKTDYGQQIKGLVKMASKEVGAVVQCQPYIAQIDSRPGQTQILLQGGANNGLRSGDTLALYQMVVQGSETDYDKHEVRLVNRNAAIELREVYPSHSIGVISGTSYLTGQFLAVSP; from the coding sequence ATGCCTATTCGATCTCGGCTACTGCGTTTAATGATTATTCTAGCGACAACGAGTTTTGCTGCTGACGGCTGGGCAATGGGTGACTTTAAACCCGTGCAACCCAAAGCTACAGCGAGTGCGGGCGAACCGGCGAACACAAGCCTTCCTTTTGACAACCAAAGTATTCCCAAAGCGAGCACTACTGCACCGGTAGAAGAGGTAACGCCTGCACCCAAGCCGACTGCAACCGTGGTCGAATCCAAAGCGGAGTCTTATCAACGGGGCAACAACCAGTGCCGCAGCAACGAGAACAATTTACTGCAAAAATCTCTGCTGTTGACTGCTTTCCCACGTATTAATCCAAGTAGTTCCAACGCTGGCGCGCTGAACGATGCGGAACACCAACTACCGCAAATGCTGGGTGAGCAGCTGGTTGCCAAAAAGCGTGCAATCGCACCCGTACAATTAAATGCGAGCCTTCCTTCGCCTGCACTGAGTGATGACACTTTGCTCGCACAACAAATTCAGAAGCTCGCGCGCAATCAACACACACAGCTGGTGTTAACCGGCGAAATAATTGATATGGCGATGACGCATCCCGAAGCCACTTACAACCCCGGTTTATACACGCGCTTTTTAAACGGATTATTTGATTTTATTGAAATGAAAAATCGTTTTGACAAACGCGAACGTGTGTTTAGCTTTCAGGTTAATTTGCGCGATGGCTTTACCGGCCAAACACTTTTTAGCAAACGTTACGACACCTACGGCATTTGGGGTTTAACAAAAGACGTTGGATTCGGCTCACCGCTATTTTGGAAAACCGACTACGGCCAACAAATTAAAGGGCTAGTAAAAATGGCCTCCAAAGAAGTGGGTGCTGTTGTCCAATGCCAACCTTATATTGCGCAAATTGATTCACGTCCCGGCCAAACCCAAATTTTATTGCAGGGCGGCGCCAATAACGGTTTGCGCTCGGGCGATACACTCGCACTCTACCAAATGGTAGTGCAAGGCTCCGAGACAGATTATGACAAACATGAGGTTCGCTTGGTAAACCGCAATGCGGCAATTGAATTGCGCGAAGTTTATCCCTCGCACAGCATTGGCGTAATCAGTGGGACCAGTTATTTAACCGGACAGTTTTTAGCCGTATCACCTTAG
- a CDS encoding ABC transporter transmembrane domain-containing protein → MSESTALPIPKRLSPLLGLLPFVKPYWLRWIWTFIALAVAAGTTLTLPVAFRYLIDSGFSSGHSEHLNRYFILLFGLSIILAVATALRFYFVSWLGERVTADIRSAIYSHILRMSPQFFEITKTGEVLSRLTTDTTLIQTVVGTSLSMGLRNLFMLIGGIAMLIVTSPKLAGYILVTLVFVIAPILLFGRKVRRLSKDSQDRVADSSAVAGEVLNAMPTVQSYTQEDRESVRFDLSVENAFQTALSRIRARSMLTVVVIVLIFGAISFVLWLGAQAVLSNQMTGGQLSQFIIYAVVTAGAIGAITEVWGDLQRAAGATERLMELLHIQSPVVETQQPKKLPAYGEGIEFENVNFSYPSRPDTLSLKNFSLKIRHGEHVALVGPSGAGKTTLFQLLFRFYDPQSGVVRFNGVDLRDLTFKDAREPFSVVLQETVIFAGSVLDNIRYGNTNATLEEVKQAAKMAAASEFIEALPQGYDTFLGERGVRLSGGQRQRISIARAILSNPPILLLDEATSALDAESERQVQQALDNAAHNRTTLVIAHRLATVQAADRIVVMEAGEIVAEGTHAQLLVESPLYARLAKLQFTD, encoded by the coding sequence ATGTCCGAATCTACCGCTTTGCCTATTCCTAAACGCTTAAGCCCTCTGTTGGGTTTGCTTCCGTTTGTAAAGCCTTATTGGCTGCGCTGGATATGGACATTTATCGCTTTGGCCGTTGCCGCTGGTACCACACTCACTTTACCGGTAGCGTTTCGCTATTTAATTGATTCGGGTTTTTCATCCGGGCATAGCGAACATTTGAATCGCTATTTTATTTTGCTATTTGGTTTGTCGATAATCTTAGCGGTGGCAACAGCCTTGCGATTTTATTTTGTATCCTGGTTGGGCGAACGCGTAACCGCCGATATTCGCAGCGCGATTTATTCTCATATTTTACGCATGAGTCCGCAATTTTTTGAAATCACCAAAACCGGCGAAGTGCTTTCGCGTTTAACAACAGATACCACTTTAATTCAAACCGTAGTGGGCACCAGCCTGTCTATGGGTTTGCGCAACTTGTTTATGTTGATCGGCGGCATTGCCATGCTGATAGTTACCAGTCCAAAGTTGGCCGGATACATTTTAGTAACCCTGGTTTTTGTAATTGCTCCAATTTTATTGTTCGGCAGAAAAGTACGCAGGCTGTCGAAGGACAGCCAGGATCGTGTCGCAGACTCCAGCGCAGTTGCAGGCGAAGTATTAAATGCAATGCCGACGGTGCAATCCTACACTCAGGAAGATCGCGAAAGCGTGCGCTTTGATTTATCGGTTGAAAATGCATTTCAAACAGCACTCTCGCGTATTCGCGCGCGCTCAATGCTAACTGTTGTGGTAATTGTATTAATTTTCGGTGCTATTTCATTTGTATTATGGCTTGGCGCCCAAGCGGTTTTGTCAAACCAAATGACAGGTGGGCAACTATCACAATTTATTATTTACGCTGTTGTGACTGCAGGTGCAATTGGCGCGATTACCGAAGTGTGGGGCGATTTACAGCGCGCAGCGGGCGCGACTGAACGCTTAATGGAATTGTTACATATCCAGTCACCCGTGGTGGAAACCCAGCAACCGAAAAAATTACCGGCATATGGCGAAGGTATCGAGTTTGAAAACGTAAATTTTTCCTATCCATCTCGCCCGGACACGCTTTCGTTAAAAAACTTCTCGTTAAAAATTCGCCACGGCGAACATGTTGCACTGGTAGGGCCATCGGGCGCTGGTAAAACAACCTTGTTCCAATTGTTATTCCGTTTTTATGATCCACAATCTGGTGTGGTGCGTTTCAACGGCGTTGATCTACGCGATTTAACTTTCAAAGATGCGCGCGAACCTTTCAGCGTGGTTCTACAGGAAACCGTCATTTTTGCAGGCAGCGTGCTAGACAATATTCGCTACGGCAATACCAATGCAACTTTGGAAGAAGTAAAGCAAGCAGCGAAAATGGCAGCAGCAAGCGAATTTATTGAAGCCTTACCGCAAGGCTACGATACCTTTCTTGGTGAGCGCGGTGTGCGTTTATCCGGCGGCCAGCGCCAACGTATTTCGATTGCACGTGCAATTTTAAGTAACCCACCAATTTTATTATTGGATGAAGCTACTAGCGCACTTGATGCGGAAAGTGAACGCCAAGTTCAACAGGCGTTGGATAACGCAGCGCACAATCGCACAACCTTAGTGATTGCTCATCGTTTGGCTACAGTGCAAGCCGCAGATAGAATTGTGGTAATGGAGGCAGGGGAAATAGTAGCAGAGGGCACTCATGCGCAATTGTTGGTTGAGAGCCCCTTGTATGCGCGATTGGCTAAGTTGCAGTTTACGGATTAA